A genomic window from Lotus japonicus ecotype B-129 chromosome 1, LjGifu_v1.2 includes:
- the LOC130742474 gene encoding uncharacterized protein LOC130742474 produces MAEDLAIATGSSTNKPPLFDGTEYPYWKTHMQLFIESINYRLWDIIENGNIVHKDDAGEPIKKDQLIEAQRKDYQLNARAKLFLLCALSKSQLDKVDGLATTNEVWEALGLAYEGTSNVRQAKVSLLVAEYETFKMKESESIDDMFGRFQTIVNGLRNLDLTAIQEAKDLSTLRLEDLLGSLKVHEIELAHDEGLKKQKNIAFKANSSKVIQTKEQSEEEESSKEMSDDEQALFNRKFKRMWIKQQKGKGTSRKNNKRDSSLKKNPFTHKSEGGSNLDKSNITCFECKKPGHIKPDCPKLAKKSGKKPFYKKKKALAAGWDESEDGSEDEDEDEDDDALFALMAST; encoded by the exons ATGGCAGAAGATTTAGCAATagctacgggctcatccaccaacaagcctccatTATTTGATGGAACTGAGTATCCTTATTGGAAAACTCACATGCAACTATTCATTGAATCCATAAACTACAGGCTCTGGGACATCATTGAAAATGGAAACATCGTTCACAAAGATGATGCTGGAGAACCAATAAAGAAGGATCAACTGATAGAAGCACAACGCAAGGATTATCAACTTAATGCTAGAGCTAAGTTATTCCTACTATGTGCTTTAAGCAAATCTCAGTTGGATAAGGTTGATGGCTTAGCAACGACCAATGAAGTCTGGGAAGCTCTAGGGTTGGCATATGAAGGTACGTCAAATGTCAGACAAGCCAAAGTAAGTCTACttgtggctgaatatgaaaccttcaagaTGAAGGAAAGTGAAAGCATTGATGACATGTTTGGAAGATTCCAAACCATTGTCAATGGGCTTAGGAATCTTGATC tcacAGCCATTCAAGAAGCTAAAGATCTCAGCACCTTGAGATTGGAAGATCTTCTGGGATCCCTAAAGGTTCATGAAATAGAGCTAGCTCATGACGAAGGActgaagaagcaaaagaacATTGCTTTCAAAGCAAACAGTTCAAAGGTCATCCAAACAAAAGAacaatctgaagaagaagaatcctcAAAAGAAATGTCAGACGATGAACAAGCCCTcttcaacagaaagttcaagcgtatgtggatcaaacaacagAAAGGAAAAGGTACTTCAAGGAAGAACAACAAAAGAGATTCAAGCTTGAAGAAGAACCCGTTCACTCACAAAAGTGAAGGTGGCTCAAACTTGGACAAAAGCAACATCacctgcttcgagtgcaagaAGCCAGGACACATTAAGCCTGACTGTCCAAAACTTGCAAAGAAATCAGGCAAGAAGCCCTtctacaagaaaaagaaagcacTAGCTGCTGGATGGGATGAATCTGAGGACGgttcagaagatgaagatgaagacgaGGATGACGATGCACTCTTTGCTCTTATGGCATCCACATAA